In Anopheles gambiae chromosome 2, idAnoGambNW_F1_1, whole genome shotgun sequence, a single window of DNA contains:
- the LOC1276189 gene encoding RNA-binding protein 45 yields the protein MAERRSGGTSRNNFTEEKSSADTPPMSRLFIICSKSVTEENLREHFDKFGDIEEIWIVKDRATGEGKGVAYIKYAKTSDAARALEEMNGKCVGDNTRPIKVLVAANRQQGSRKQTENEEEKYLRLFVIIPKDMTEEALREEFGKYGTVDLVTIIRDKVTKEGKGFAYVKFGRFLHAAQAFEGCDPKYKAVFAEPKPPRNASVSSNENFGGFVGGGGGGGGGGGGGGGGGGGGGGGGAGGGGGSGGGAGAGVFGSAVNSANGFADDRRVGPGGGGVGSVSGAGAMMGFAAMGGNDRRSGAGGAVDRRGGGNDFGAFSGYGGAGGNSAMVPNGNETMLTVLCSPVLNQDQLWRLFDIIPGLDYCQINNDFNNRNVTATVVYNNSQSAMYARDKIHGLEYPPGERLIIRLGHETVGTMGVGGVVGGVGGVGVGVGGVGVGVGGGGAVEPFNGNDREAAFCSVPLPPPQPLANANAEVAQRCFIVCIPKALPTSVLKQTFCRFGDLIDVYLLPNKNCGYAKYASEESAKKAIKQLHGADILNVRLKVLEAEEPSNDRRKRMRHDERMENE from the exons ATGGCTGAGCGACGGTCGGGCGGCACGAGCCGCAACAATTTCACCGAGGAGAAAAGCTCCGCCGACACGCCGCCAATGTCGCGGTTGTTTATCATCTGCAGCAAGAGCGTCACCGAGGAAAATCTGCGCGAACACTTCGACAAGTTTGGCGACATCGAGGAAATATGGATCGTCAAGGACCGGGCGACGGGCGAAGGCAAAG GTGTCGCCTACATCAAGTACGCGAAAACGTCCGACGCGGCCCGAGCGCTCGAGGAGATGAACGGCAAGTGCGTCGGGGACAATACGCGTCCGATCAAGGTGCTGGTGGCGGCCAACCGGCAGCAGGGCTCGCGCAAGCAGACGGAGAACGAGGAGGAGAAGTACCTGCGGCTGTTCGTCATCATCCCGAAGGACATGACGGAGGAGGCGCTCCGGGAGGAGTTCGGCAAGTACGGCACGGTCGATCTGGTCACCATCATCCGCGACAAGGTGACGAAGGAGGGCAAGGGCTTTGCGTACGTCAAGTTTGGCCGGTTTCTGCACGCGGCCCAAGCGTTCGAGGGCTGCGATCCGAAGTATAAGGCCGTGTTTGCCGAGCCGAAGCCGCCCCGCAACGCGTCCGTCTCGTCGAACGAGAACTTTGGCGGCTTTGTCgggggtggcggtggcggcggtggtggcggaggaggtggtggtggcggtggaggtggtggtggaggtggtggagccggtggtggtggcggtagtGGAGGAGGCGCCGGGGCCGGTGTGTTCGGGAGTGCGGTAAACAGTGCGAACGGGTTCGCCGACGACCGGCGGGTGGGAccgggcggtggcggtgtCGGCAGTGTGAGTGGGGCCGGCGCGATGATGGGCTTTGCCGCGATGGGCGGCAACGATAGACGGTCGGGGGCGGGCGGTGCCGTGGACCGGCGCGGAGGTGGCAACGATTTTGGCGCCTTCAGCGGGTACGGTGGGGCGGGCGGCAACAGTGCGATGGTGCCGAACGGGAACGAAACGATGCTGACCGTGCTGTGCAGCCCGGTGCTGAACCAGGACCAGCTGTGGCGCCTGTTCGACATCATTCCCGGGCTGGACTATTGCCAGATCAATAATGATTTCA ACAATCGCAACGTGACGGCAACGGTCGTGTACAACAACAGCCAGTCGGCCATGTACGCGCGGGACAAGATCCACGGGCTGGAGTATCCGCCCGGCGAGCGGTTGATCATCCGGCTCGGGCACGAAACGGTCGGCACGATGGGCGTCGGAGGTGTCGTAGGGGGCGTCGGTGGTGTTGGAGTCGGTGTCGGAGGTGTGGGCGTCGGAGTCGGCGGAGGCGGTGCGGTCGAACCATTCAACGGAAACG ATCGTGAGGCGGCGTTTTGCAGTGTGCCTCTGCCGCCGCCCCAACCGCTGGCCAACGCGAACGCCGAGGTTGCCCAGCGCTGCTTCATCGTGTGCATTCCGAAGGCGCTGCCGACGAGCGTGCTGAAGCAGACGTTCTGCCGGTTCGGCGACCTGATCGACGTTTACCTGCTGCCGAACAAGAACTGCGGGTACGCCAAGTACGCCTCCGAGGAGTCGGCCAAGAAAGCGATCAAGCAGCTGCACGGTGCGGACATTCTGAACGTACGGCTGAAG GTGCTGGAGGCGGAGGAACCGAGCAACGATCGAAGGAAAAGAATGCGCCACGATGAGCGCATGGAGAATGAGTAA